In Acetonema longum DSM 6540, the genomic window GGCATGGGCCTGGGCCTGGGTATAATAGGTGTCTTCCACTACCACTTCACATCGGGCCAGTTCGGCTTCCACGTCACCTTTTTCTATATTTTGCGAAGCAACGATATTGTTTAGCTGGTCCATGCCGATATCAAAGTGGCAATAGAGATCAGACTCCGGATGGACTGTCGAAGGATGCTCATGGGCTGTCTCAAAATCCAGCACCGGCGCCAGGACTTCATATTCCACCTTGATCAATTCCATAGCCCGCAAGGCGGTTTTTTCATCCACGGCGGCAATAATGGCGACTTCATCGCCAACATACCGCACCAAATCCTCCAGTATCAACCGGTCATACGGCGAAGGTTCGGGGTAAGACTGACCGGCCTGGGTAAAGCGGACCCCCGGCACATCCCGGTAGGTAAGGATGCATTCCACACCGGCCAGCTTCGCGGCAGCGATTGTGTCGATGGCTTTAATGCGGGCAAAAGCGTGAGGGCTGCGCAGCAGTTTGATCACCAGGGTGTTGGGGACGCTTAAGTCATCGGTATATACCGGGCGGCCGGTGGCAATAGCCAGGGCGTCGGTTTTGGCGATAGGTTTACCGACCCATTTCATCTCATGCCACCCCCAGATATTTCTTTATGGCCCGCATTTGGCCCAGATAACCGGTGCAGCGGCAAAGGTTGCCGGTGAGATAATGAATGATATCAGCCTCGCTGGGATTGCTGATCTCCTGTTTCAGCGCCAGTACGGTCATGATGAAACCGGGACTGCAGTAGCCGCACTGTTCGGCCCCTTCCGCCGCCAGAATGCGGGCAAATTCCTCGGCCTGAGGCTGCAGGCCTTCAATGGTGGTAATCTGCCGTCCCTGGGCTCGAAAGGAAAGCACGGTGCAGGACAGGACCGGCTTGCCGTCCAGCCAGACGGTGCAAAGGCCGCAACAGGACGTATCGCAGCCTTTGCGGACGCTTAAAAAGCCGTGAGTCCGCAGAGTCTCGGCCAGCATCGCATCATTGTCCACCTCCCAGACAGCCGGTTTTCCATTCACAGTAACTTCTATCTGCATGCTGCCGCCTCCTCAAAATTTAGGACTTTTCGGAAGAACAGATACTTGCCGCTGACTTCCTGACAAGCCGAAAAGTCCCTTAAATTTTTCGCGGTCCCAAGATGCTTCGCATCTCTCTATTTCCTCAAATTCAGGACTTTTCGGAAGAATAGATACTTGCTGCTGACTTCCTGACAACCCGAAAAATCCCTTAAATTTTTCGCGGTCCCGAGATGCTTCGCATCTCTCTGTCTCTTCAATTGCCCGTTTTACCAGTACCCGGCACATAGCCTGCCGGTATTCGGCCGTACCCCGCAGATTGGCCCCGAAGGACAGCTCAGCCGCTGCTGTTTCCGCTGCCTGAGCGATAGTGTCCTCATTCACGCCCCGTGATAAAATCGCGACGGCACCGGCGGCTTCCATCGCCCGCTGGGGTCTGGCGCCGACCACTACCCGCCAGTCTTTGTCTAACACCGAGGCGGCAGCCGTCAGTATCGGGTAATCGGAGGCTGAATTGCGGAGACTTTGATAAGCGGCTTTCCGGCCGTTTTTATGAATATAAATACGCACCAGAATATCCTGCTGCAGGGGCTGTTCCAAAAATGCCGCCAGAGGCATCCGTCCACCCTTAAACAGTTCCACTTCGGTATCTAGAACCAACAACGCTGTAATTAAATCCGAGAAGCCATATTTAGAAAACACCGTGGCCCCCACTGTCGCCACATTGCGAAACTGCACACCAATGATCTGGCTGACCGCCTTGACCAAAGCGCCGTTAAAATGGTTCGCAGCCGCCGGATGAACCTCCAGATCCCGCAGAGTCGTCATGGCACCGATTTCGATCCTGTCAGCCGTATCCTTGATATACTGCAGGTCCAATCGGGATAAATCAATACCGGTGGGAATCTTGCGGGGCGATAGCCGCAAAAAGGCGCAGCCGCCCAGGACAGCATTGCTCCGGTTGGATGTTAATGCCTGATAAGCCTCTTCCAGTGTAGCCGGCTGCACCAAGTTCAGTACAGTAAGCATCTTTTTTCTCTTCCCCTTCCTGATTGCTACGGAAGCACGAATAAATATTTGAAATACCCGGCTTATGTTCGTATGGATATTATCCGGAAAATACTTGATAAACTATACTCAAACCGGCTTTTCAGTCTGTAACACAACTAACATAATAACAAAAAAGTTCGGATACCGCCACCCATAAAAATATTCGCATAATCGAAACCGCCGGCAGGCGAAAAAAGCAATGCCCGGACAAGATCGTCCAGGCATTGCTTTTGCGGGTGGTCTGCAGGTTGCGTCTCAACAGCGCGGTCTGCCCGATTCATTCTATATTCGGTGACAGGCCGACCCGCTTTCCTTACAGCCGGAAATCAACGACTGTACTTTGCAGATTGGCAGCCATTCTCGCCAGTTCGGCAGTGGCGGCTCCGATTTCCTCCACCGCCGCATTTTGTTCCTGACTGGCGGCAGCCACATGCTGGGCGCTGGACGCGTTGGTCTGGGCCGCGTCGACAATGCCGTCCACCGCATCTTCCATAGCGCGGATGCTCCGCTCCTGATCTTCCGTCAGGGCTACGATTTGCGCCACCTGAACCCCCATATGGTTCACTGCTTCGTAAATTTCCCGGAAGGCGGCGCCCGACGCCTCCACCGCCTCCACTCCGGCGCCAACCTCGCGGCTGCCTTTTTCCATGGCCACCACCGCTTCGCTGGTCTCGTTCTGGATGGCGCTTACGATAGCGGCAATCTCCTTGGCCGCCGCCTCCGATTGTTCGGCCAGCTTGCGCACTTCCACCGCCACCACGGCGAAGCCCCGGCCCTGTTCACCGGCCCGGGCCGCTTCAATGGCCGCATTCAGCGCCAGCAGATTAGTCTGGCCGGTCAAGCCGGTTATAACATCAATAATCTGGCCGATCTGATGCGATTTTTTCCCCAGGGAATTAATGCTCTCCGCTGCCTGCCCCACATTTTCCCGGATCCGGTTCATGACATTCGTTGCCTGAGAAATATGGACGGCTCCGTTCTTAGCCGCCTGCTCGCTTTGCTCTGACACCCCCGCCACCGTATGGGCCGCCGTCGCCGTCTGATTGCTGGCCCTCACCGCCTGGGCAATCAG contains:
- a CDS encoding (2Fe-2S)-binding protein, giving the protein MQIEVTVNGKPAVWEVDNDAMLAETLRTHGFLSVRKGCDTSCCGLCTVWLDGKPVLSCTVLSFRAQGRQITTIEGLQPQAEEFARILAAEGAEQCGYCSPGFIMTVLALKQEISNPSEADIIHYLTGNLCRCTGYLGQMRAIKKYLGVA
- a CDS encoding FAD binding domain-containing protein, with product MLTVLNLVQPATLEEAYQALTSNRSNAVLGGCAFLRLSPRKIPTGIDLSRLDLQYIKDTADRIEIGAMTTLRDLEVHPAAANHFNGALVKAVSQIIGVQFRNVATVGATVFSKYGFSDLITALLVLDTEVELFKGGRMPLAAFLEQPLQQDILVRIYIHKNGRKAAYQSLRNSASDYPILTAAASVLDKDWRVVVGARPQRAMEAAGAVAILSRGVNEDTIAQAAETAAAELSFGANLRGTAEYRQAMCRVLVKRAIEETERCEASRDREKFKGFFGLSGSQQQVSILPKSPEFEEIERCEASWDREKFKGLFGLSGSQRQVSVLPKSPKF